The genomic segment GTAATGCAACGGAGAAGCTGTGGACAAACATTTACAGCCGGTCGGATTGAGTTTTAAAgagcctcctttctcctcccaTCCTAGTCCCATTCAAGCAGGTCACTGGGCTCCTCCCTGCTGCTTTGTCTGGTGCCATTCACAGCTTCCCATCAATCCCTGCCTCCAAATCTCTCCCTTGTGCTCTGCTCAGGCGTTGGAACACTAACTGACCCGGCCATCCTCAGAAAGGAAGGAGAGTCAGGATACCAGAAGCTTAAGAAATAAATTAGGAGTAAATAATCCAAGGTAGGAGTTTGTGCATGCTGACGCTTTAAAAACAGTTAGTTACATCCAGCCTTGCAACCTTTTATGtcaaaataataaacatgaaaagACAGGTAGCTGCAAAACCTTCACTGAAGACATGTTCCATTAGTTTTCCTGCTGTTACCAATGGGATCACTGAGATGATTAATGACTGCTAAAATACAGACTGGTGACAGTTGTTTACCTCCTCCACTCCTTTTTCATTGATGAATTCAATTCAACAATGAGTTTTAATCAAACTATTTTCGAATTCAAATTTTCTTCCGTGTGGAAATTAATTTTCCCCAATCCTCCATTTGTTCCATGTTCCCAGTATTTGTAGTGTATTGAAATTAGCTCCTGTGATGTCGCCGCATTCCCAGTAAATGTTTAAGTTTTGATATCAAAATGATAGAATTATGGtggttaaacaaaaaaataatatttgcatGAATAAATCTAGAGTTTTTAGTCCACCAAATGATTTATATCAGCTCATAGCTGATGTGGGAATTGTGCTGCAGTAAGATGTCTaactacatttcaaaatatagcACTGCCAGTATGAATAATCTAGACTTTCAAAGGAAACTAATTCAACCAAAACATGTTCTATAGCAGACGTGGTTATCGGATGGTTCTGTGTTGGGCTGATGTGGTTGGTACGAGGTCACAAACACAGATAAGCAGCAGGGAATGCTTTGCCTGGGGAAATAactcccaaaacaaaacatttgggATCGGCACTTTGCTGGTGACTAAACACAAGAGGGCACAGTGAtaagaattttctttttctctttagaACACAGACTCAGCACCAGTGTCGTGTTGAAGTCACCTGAGGACGCAGGATGCGGGTGACCTCCTGTTTAGCGCCAGCTGATGGCATCAGATCAGATTTCAGAGAAGAAGGGGCCCTGGAGCAAGAGTCCCATCACACCAAATGAGTTTAGTCAACAGATCCTGTGTCAGTTTGGCTCTTTGTGTGACATAAATACAGCGATGCGTTTACAGTCAGAGAGGCATCACAGATAAGCTTCAGTTCTAACAACTGAAGCAGTTTTGGAGACTATCTGATGGGACATTTAAATAGATTAAATCTCTATTTCCTGTTTGCATTTACACAGCCAATAGGAATACTACACTGACATCAGCTGACCTCTGGTTGGTAGACCAACATTGCTTCAGTGAGAGCGGCTTCAGATAGTAATGGAACACATGCAATGGAGTTAATCACACAAAAAGGAGTAAGTGTGTTTGGTTacagttattaaaaaaataataatcagattACAAATAGTAAATAAAATTGCATCGAGATCTAATTTTAAAACAACCCTTCCAACCCAatacaagacacaaaaaatacTTTGACAGACATTCATGTTCTGTTCCATTTTTTAAAGCTGCCATCACAAGCTGTCGTTCACTTAGCTGACGCTTCTCACAGATGAAACCCTTCTGTTATTTTGATGAGctggactgtttttgtttttgtttcagagcGAAAGCCTTCAGTGATGAAAACGATGAAAGTCAGCTCCAtctttcagattattttatAGTCAGAATTTGAGTgaattttgatttattataTGCTTTATGGTTTTACAGACAAGGATAAAAGCATCACAGAAACGGCCATCTTCAGACAGACCGGgtgaaaaaaatctgaaaatttaaTAGTCagtaaaaatataagaaatccACCAAACCTCAAACCTTATTCTATGTTTCTGCCTTCGTCTGTGGGGCTGTTTTGGATTGGATGACCTCATCAGGTGTTTTAGTAATATGTACAACTACATAAGACAAGGAGGAAGGAAATAGGATTTGGGATCACTGACAATGAATCCTGCAGTAAGTCGCTGTGGTAGATGGACACAGGTGGTTAACAGAAACTGGATGAGATTGGTCTTGCAGCACTGAGTTCCACTCGACTTGATAAAAGCACAATACTTTTCCAAGAAGCCCATCCCTTCTTGTCATGGCCTGGTTGTGTTAAACCAGTATGACTCCCAGCGCTGCAGAAGGCTTCTGAGTCTGCTTGTGGGCTTGTTTGCATTGCAAATAGAGGAAATAAACCAATTTGAACCCGAGGCCACGTGCTCAACAAGATGATGGTTCCCACTTCCACCCTTATAACACCTACCCATACTAAGTTACGCACCTACAGGCTTGTTTTTTATCTGTTCCCACTCTGTTTCATTTCATCTACACATTTCACTGTCGATATATGATGCAGGTTAAACACTGTCAGCAGAAGCAAGAGTCACTGTCCATTGTGGAAAACAGCCAGTGAATGATTGAGGTGAAGGGGTTACGTCATCATCAGTCGGTGATCATCGCCAGGTGATCCTATAACTGGGTCAATATGTTCTCTTTAAGCTCAagaaagaatttaaatttattcacATAAATCTTTATGGAAATGATCTAAACATGTGGCTTTTATATTGAGCAGATGATCTGTGACCACAAGTTTAAGGACCAGTTTCctgtgatgcattcaggtacacttatgaaaatggaaaataaaaaatcctgaTCGTGACAATTCTCTAATTACTTCACAATGACTTACAGCGCTGCTTAGTTTGCCATGTTAACAGTACATTAGTTGAGGGAATGTGAACTAGAAATCAGGAACACTTGGTTTACGTCTGATTATGTGATCCATCACCAATCTAAAAGTAGATTTGTAGATCTTGTATCATTAATAAAAATTCGCAGAGGGCAACAATTCACCATCAAGTGTTGATTTTGTGGTgtccaaagaagaagaaacatattTAGCTTCAGATATTATTCATGTTTGATCAGGTGTTTCATCAGGTTTAGCATGTTGACCACACTATTGTTGCATTCAGGGCATGTAATGCACTGAAGTTTGACAAATATAGGAAAGTTTCTCTCTCACTCAGATCAAAATTTAGCatcaattttcttttgttgtcagTGTGTTGAAAATCTTTACTGTAGTTTCTGCATATCTCTGCTGAAAATCCGACCGACCCACATAAGGATGTATGTGAAAACATAATCTCCTCACTGAATGTAATgcatttatcattattatggTTCGGGTAGGACTTCCAAATGTTACTTCGAGCCCTTAATTTCTCACATGCATCAGTTTTGAAAGACATTGCTGGAATTGACTGGAAAAGTTTATTATAAACATGCAAACATTGAGACACACGtaatgatagaaaaaaaatcgttgaaaaaaatatagaattatttttaattttacactaaaaataattaattggtCATTCCAATTATTTTCGTTAGCTGTTTTGGTGAATTTCTTTAAACTCCACTATTCCTACGTGCCTCAAACGCAGCTCTACAATCTATTGTTCGCTCCTTTCTCCAAACCCCGCCTACGCTCTGAGCggaggctgtgattggctaaaTCAGAGAGCGGTGCCGTCATCGCTCGCAGCGTCCATTCATCTCTTCACTTGGGCGTTGGACTCTGCATCTTAATAGCAACAGGGGAGATTTCTCCATTTTGCAGCCTGTCTACAGCGGCGCGGCCACCAATCTGGGATTTTATTAGTTCTCTTAACCTGCCAGCTTTTTTAGAAAAATCCTCTTCGCGCTACCTGGACCTTGCTTTACATTTTCCCTGTGAACTTTTTCTCTGCACAGAAAGAGGGAGACAGCAGTGAAGAGCTTTGAGTTTCAACAAAGAGGCTTGTGGGTCTTTGTTCGTTTTTTTGGATCGGTTGAGTTTCTTTGTTGGAGCGATAAGCATGGGAGCGCAAATGACCAGGACAGCTGGAAAGGCTGAAACCGTGGCTGAAAAGCCCGGGGAGGCTGCAGCTTCACCCGCCAAGACCAATGGACAGGTAAATGATAATTTAACATACAAGCCCTTCCTTCACATCCTTCGGGGGAGAAGCTGCTCGTTTTGGAGGGGGCTGCGCTCTTGGGTAGCAATCCGTGCGTAAAATGTGGATAGATTGAATGAAGATCCGCTGTGGGAGTTTCAACCAAATAGAAAGACTTCTTTCTTGGTGTGTTTTTCTTAATAGTTTATCGGCTCAGGAGCAACAGTTGATCATTTGAGATTctatgagggttttttttcccaaggAGCGCTTTATTGAGCGGATATTGGAGggaatttaacattttaaggttctattttaatgaattaaaacaatCTGGGAGGATCGGTTGTGAATACAAGTCACAAACTGATTATTCCATACATTAAGTTACTTAAAATTAATGTCAGGGAAGCCATGACTGTGCTTTGCTTTGGTTGTGAATGAAATCGGACTGAGGGAATCAGTTATTCGCTAAATAAGACGGTACCCACCGTTCCAACAAAAGCAGTGTGCGGTGGCAGCAGTGCTCCTTTTGTTACAGATGCTCCAGCGGAGAGAGGAGATGGTGGAAGGTTATCAGGCAGGAGGGGAGACGGGGGCTCACGGCCGGTGGTGCGTcctggagagaaagagaggctcACATCTTAGtcgctctttcttttttctttctttttttaaggcTTGGAAGAGAACACATATATAATTCCGATTCCCGTTCAGATTTTGTCAGACATGTATCTGAACTCTGCTGTCCGTGATCCGCTTGACTAATGAGCATCTGCTGTTTTAATGAGCAGCTGCTTTGCTTTGGCGCGCCGCTGTTGGAGCGATGGAGCACCGACCCCTAGAGATCCAGTTGAGGCACGGCGCTAATTGAAGCTCGGAAAATGACTGAGACCCAGGAGCAAATGATcgggaacgtgtgtgtgtgtgtgtgtgtgtgtcaagccTGTTATGTAATTTTTGATTATGGTAAAAGTCTCCATCCAAGCTTGAGGGAAGAAACCGGCTCCAAACTGCCCCAGTCTGCCCATTGTCAGTGCATGTCGATTAATGGTGTCTGCTGCCCCTGGTGGTCATCAGTAGTACTGCGTGGTTTGGCTGTGGAACTCATGCCAGCTCTTCTCATGGCATTAACAGCTGTTAATGTTTCTCGTTTTAGGAAAACGGCCACGTCAAAGTGAACGGGGATGCCTCTCCTGCAGGGGCTGAGGAGGTGCAGGCCAATGGTAGCGCCACTGCTGAGGAGACCCCCAAGGAGGAGGCTGAGAAGGCAGAGGCTGCCCCCGCTGAGAAGGAGGCTGCTGATGGAGAGAAGGTAGAGGAAGCATCACCCGCTCCTACCGAGGGAGAGGCGGCTGCCAAGGCTGAGGACGGCGCTACACCTTCCACCAGCGCCGAGaccccaaagaagaagaagaagcggtTCTCCTTCAAGAAGTCGTTCAAGCTGAGCGGCTTTTCTTTCAAGAAGACCAAAAAGGAGACGGGAGAGGGAGCTGAGAACGAGGAAGCACCTGCAGCGGCATCCACGGAGGAGGCCAAGGCCGACGGCACAGaggctcctgctgctgctgctagcgAAGAGGCCAAGCCTGCCGAGGGGGAGGCCGCGCCCGCTGCAGAGGAGGCCAAAGTGGAGGAAGCAGACAAGCCAGAGGCGGAAGCAGCGCCGGCAGAGAAACCCGCCGAGGAGGTCAAGGAGGCCACGCCTGCAGAGGAAGCCACCCCAGCCTCGCAGGAGGCTGCGTCAGCGGAGGCTCcggctacagcagcagcagcagacgctCCGGCTGCAGCTgatcctccagctgctgcagacgCTCCGGCTGCTGCAGACGccccagctgctgcagctgaggCCCCGGCTGCAGCGGAGGCCACCGAGTAAATTGAGAAAGAAGAAGGAATTTGAAAAAGAAGATAATCAAAGAACATTTTTCCCTGTTTGTACGGAGGAGTGCCGCCAGGTCGTGGCCGTGAAGAACTCGTCTACAACCAGGGATATTTTAAagctttccttttatttttggtttctattgcccccccacccctcccttaCACAAAACCCACCTCGGCCCATTGGTTCTCCTGTTCCAATGGGCCAGGGAGGCGGGTGGCTTCAGTACGTATAACAGATTAAACACATCCACACTTTGccatatagttttttttttcatcagtattaaattttatttcctttttgaatttttatacaaaatgtaaaacagaacTGTATGGACATGCCCACGGTATGAAggagatggggggagggggtgggggtgtaaaTGAAGGGGAGGATACTGGGAAATGTGCCACAGACTATTATGAAAAATGTAGTCCAAAAAGTATGAGACCAACTTCTTTAAAACACTAAATCCTTTTTTCAAATACAGATATCCCAGAGTTAGGTTTTTAGGAAGACATATAAACTCATAGGAGCTTTTCACTTCTCATTAGC from the Antennarius striatus isolate MH-2024 chromosome 19, ASM4005453v1, whole genome shotgun sequence genome contains:
- the marcksa gene encoding myristoylated alanine-rich protein kinase C substrate a; the encoded protein is MGAQMTRTAGKAETVAEKPGEAAASPAKTNGQENGHVKVNGDASPAGAEEVQANGSATAEETPKEEAEKAEAAPAEKEAADGEKVEEASPAPTEGEAAAKAEDGATPSTSAETPKKKKKRFSFKKSFKLSGFSFKKTKKETGEGAENEEAPAAASTEEAKADGTEAPAAAASEEAKPAEGEAAPAAEEAKVEEADKPEAEAAPAEKPAEEVKEATPAEEATPASQEAASAEAPATAAAADAPAAADPPAAADAPAAADAPAAAAEAPAAAEATE